From one Nocardioides scoriae genomic stretch:
- a CDS encoding M50 family metallopeptidase, which produces MTALFYLLGVLVFVVGLLGSVALHEAGHLIPGKLFNVRVTQFFVGFGRTLWSRQRGETEYGLKAIPLGGYCKLVGMVPPNAADAEAGPDQVRSRATGMFAQLVSDAKDAEYEHVDPHDHDRLFYNKPWWQRVVIMGSGVAINLVLSFLLFAVVFMGYGVYQPTTTISSVSQCVVATTAATADQPPRACTSSDPESPAKAAGFRPGDRFVSINGTAIGGWEQMQAAIRDNGDRTATIVVERDGREVTLRPTTTVTTQATDPEDPTTVTEVGFLGVVPLQERERQGVGYVAGRMVDGTVQTAQTIGTLPARVYDAGQAALGLEERDPNGPMSVVGAGRVAGELASEDRIPVLDRFFLIVGLLAGLNLFLGLVNLLPLPPFDGGGIATTLYETARRRIARARGKPDPGGVDSARLLPLTYAMAAVILLVSVVLIFADVLAPVSLS; this is translated from the coding sequence ATGACCGCGCTGTTCTACCTCCTCGGCGTGCTCGTCTTCGTCGTCGGGCTGCTGGGCTCGGTGGCGCTGCACGAGGCCGGCCACCTGATCCCCGGCAAGCTGTTCAACGTCCGGGTGACGCAGTTCTTCGTCGGCTTCGGACGGACCCTGTGGTCGCGGCAGCGGGGTGAGACGGAGTACGGCCTCAAGGCGATCCCGCTCGGCGGCTACTGCAAGCTCGTCGGGATGGTGCCGCCCAACGCCGCGGACGCCGAGGCGGGTCCCGACCAGGTCCGCAGCCGCGCGACCGGCATGTTCGCCCAGCTGGTCAGCGACGCCAAGGACGCGGAGTACGAGCACGTCGACCCCCACGACCACGACCGGCTGTTCTACAACAAGCCGTGGTGGCAGCGGGTGGTCATCATGGGCTCCGGCGTCGCGATCAACCTGGTGCTGAGCTTCCTGCTCTTCGCGGTGGTCTTCATGGGCTACGGCGTCTACCAGCCGACCACCACGATCTCCTCGGTCTCGCAGTGCGTCGTGGCCACCACCGCGGCCACCGCCGACCAGCCGCCGCGCGCGTGCACCTCGTCGGACCCCGAGTCGCCGGCGAAGGCCGCGGGCTTCCGCCCCGGCGACCGGTTCGTGTCGATCAACGGCACCGCGATCGGCGGCTGGGAGCAGATGCAGGCCGCCATCCGCGACAACGGCGACCGCACCGCCACCATCGTGGTCGAGCGCGACGGCCGCGAGGTCACCCTGCGCCCCACGACGACCGTCACCACCCAGGCGACCGACCCCGAGGACCCGACCACCGTCACCGAGGTGGGCTTCCTCGGCGTGGTGCCGCTCCAGGAGCGCGAGCGCCAGGGCGTGGGGTACGTCGCCGGGCGGATGGTCGACGGCACCGTGCAGACCGCCCAGACGATCGGCACCCTGCCCGCCCGCGTGTACGACGCGGGGCAGGCCGCGCTCGGCCTCGAGGAGCGCGACCCCAACGGCCCGATGAGCGTCGTCGGGGCCGGCCGGGTCGCGGGCGAGCTGGCCTCGGAGGACCGGATCCCGGTGCTCGACCGGTTCTTCCTCATCGTCGGCCTGCTCGCCGGGCTCAACCTGTTCCTGGGCCTGGTCAACCTGCTGCCGCTGCCGCCCTTCGACGGCGGCGGGATCGCCACGACGCTCTACGAGACCGCGCGTCGCCGCATCGCCCGGGCGCGCGGCAAGCCCGACCCCGGCGGGGTCGACAGCGCCCGG